From the Colias croceus chromosome 20, ilColCroc2.1 genome, the window TAACATTCCTctaaattcatatattttcatacacaCAAGCGTATATTAACATCATCCactaattcatttaaaattgcacttcaaaataattttgaatagatttaatacatataaatgtatatcTAATTATAATGGACGTGAATACTACaccattttaataataatgggCTATCATGGCTCTGTTATTTTTGGTTTGTgcttgaataataattacattctTCTTCAGATGAAAAAAATCATTGAATCAGAGCCATGAGTGCGTCATGTTACGTATGACATAAGCGAAGCACACATCAGAGACGCCGCTGTCTCCTCCCTAGGTTTTTCAACATTCAGTTCTAGTGCTAgagtgtttttaaaaatacacagtTGCCCGCGCCTTAAACATAGTTTGCACGACTGCACTACACGGAATATATAAATCATTGCGTAATTACCGAAGATATACAAATTCTTAATTAGACTACCATGTCAGTtgaaaaaacttcataatGTGTATTTTGTCCGTTACTTTGTGCTATCATTTAATCACCTTTGGTAATTACTCAAGTTGCATTCGCATGAGGGTAGTTCGACATTAGCGGTTGTCTCGCGGGTCACGTACAGTCGAGCGCCATTCTCCGCGCGTGCACGTCGCGTCGCGCCACCACGCTTGCACGTCTGTGTAGTGCGCATTGCGCTGTCTGCGCCCGTTCGCGTGCACCATTGCGCAGACGCGACAGAAGAAGTATGTGTTTATAAATTCGCCAGTACCCtgcaaattttattcatttattgccattaaaaaacaaactacaaattattttgattccgttaaaattgtttatacaaaattttcaatatttttaaatattaatacgcGAAGTTTATTTTAGGAAAGGTAGAGGTTCGTTTCGTACTAGAACTTAGAACTTCACAAGGAACATTGCAATACCGCAATTTTATATCAGTAATAATGCTtgcaataaaaacattatcaaTGTGCCGAGCAATAAATTTACGTACGGTctatatgaatttttattaccttCCACTTGAAATACGAATTGTAAAGACTGTCATCCTCATCCAGTCGACGTAGATACGAAGCCAACTCTTCCGGATTAGCGAATTCCTCGACATGCACATACGAGTTGTGCGGCGCGACCGCTGCATAATCTGAAGGCCGCGCCCCCATTACTATTGGCAGCACATCGTGTCTAAAGGAGAAATATATGTAACACTATCAATAACAACGATAGCTATACTTAATGAAACAATTGAACTTCCATGAGTCATGTTATTCTGTGATCGAATTGGATAGGGAAAACCTACCAATTCATCTTTAAGCATGTAGGTTATAACAATCGTCTTTAATGTTTATTGATTCGGAATAAAAGACGTATTGACGTACGGTTTGGCATTCgccgtaaataaataataattattatttaattcacacTTACTGCAATCCATTTACAAAGAACTTTTCCGTTATATAATCGCGGCAGTTGGAATTCTCAAAGGCGAGGTAGAATTTGTACTCCTTATCGAGCATTTCCAAGCAGTTTGGGTCAGTGCGGGGGCAGTGGTGCGAGCCGCAAGCGCCGTAGATATCCACCGCGATGTGCTTGGCCAGCTGGCGGGCGTACTGCAGGCGGCGGTTGCGGGCGTGGCAGTTGGACACAAACCAGGCGACCTGAAGTGTTGATGTTTGGTTTAATTGCTGTTTGCATCGGCTTACAATAAACAACTTGACCCATAAACACGTTCAACAATTGTCCAAGCCAAAACTCTGCCTATGCTTGTATCAGACAGAGTTTTCTAATAAGGGAGACTGAACATTAAGGCCATGAAATAGGTaggattttaaattcaatgaataggataggttttatcccggaattcccacgggaacgggacctatgcggggttttcactgaaaacgcgggcgaagccgcgggcagaaagctagtatacaATAAACCATCATAAATAAATCGATGGAAATGagcattttttacattttaatttaattttttttattcgtatttAATTTACTGAGCAACCTCGAATTCAAGCTGTGCAATGACTCTTATcgaattcaattttaattgacACAAGTGTTTTAAAACTTGTAAGTGGAAATTGAGAGTATTATTACAGTGTCCTGTTTTATCGAAATGTTCAGAATGCGTCACCAAATGAGCGACCAATACATGTGCATGCATCATGCATGGCTTTCGCGATATTACACGTTGACgtgtcaaaaatatttatcacagTACCGAGGTATATGACtaaacgtaaaaaatactacttacgaataactaaaaaatactataaaaatactattaattattattacgttaCAGCGATTAAAACAGagtcgatttttttattatttatagtgaACTAACTAATGAATCAAAAGAggtgtaaataatttataaagcaccgctgtcatttaaatttatattttatgtgagaTATGTACTCAgtataagatataataaaatatatctaataattgAAATCGTTATCGATCCTTTAGGAAGTGATAATAGTGTCGGCGTGTGTCTTTATCATTGATTCTCAATTAATCGATACGTTCCTAAGATTCAAATCACTTAATGATTACAATACGTAggtacgtacctacctacctatttataaaagcGTAAAtcttgtttatatattttaattaaaaaattttcgaataatttattttgaatgatatacctatatagagtactcataattagtatttaaatGTACTTATTATCAACATGTATATGTACTAACatgatttttaaagaattattttagattaaataatatattttgaaaatcaaTTAGGTACCTGAAGGAAGGTACTGTTCGAGCTAATTTACGGCAATTATCAAGCAAAAAAAGCGACAGCGATAGCAAAATATATGTCTTCTTACTTTCTTCGTCTTGTTAGCTGCGTAATTTCTTTCAAGCTCTTTCTCGGTGACAATGGGATCGTGATAGACCCACTTCTCGTAAGGGGCGACGATATCGGAGTCGTGTCGGTAGGTTGCCGTCCAGTTGAAAACGTCCACGGTAGTCGGTCGCAGCGATGCGGTATGGTACGGGCATTCCAAGTAGTAGAGTATCCATATCTGAAAGATATGTCGAGATTGAATGgtattttattagaatataaataataatattctcaGTCTTGTTCTGCACGATCAGTGCTATAAACACATTTTTCTTTCGAAATTCAAATAGTGTCGAGCaaattacctataataaatatataaatagtttCGCATACCAGTTAAACAGCTGTTCTGGGCTCAttcgtaatttataaaaataatattatttttggtaaCATCAACCCGGTTATGTCATTCATAAAGacgttgtttatattttacgaGTAAGTTAATCAGTCACATgctgtaattttatttataacatagtataattatcaatttgtGATAATCGCAGCTCTTGCCAACTTATCtttgtaattgtattattatcaataactAAATGACATTAATACCTTTTGTTTAAATctctaataattatctacactttattcaaattcaaattcaaattcaaaaattcaaattaatttatttgccaaAGAACATGGTTATTATACCTGCAGTTTGCCATTAAAATCGTGCTATAGCGCACAgactaaatgtaaataacTATTTCCAATCAAATTACCTGGTTCGGTGGTCGCTTGATGTTAAACGGGGTGTGATGGTCCTTGAACAAGATGGCGTCTGCCGTTCCCGCCTCTCTGGAATCTCCCGTCAGCGTGCACCTGTCCACTGGACATTTGTTTCTGATGAATTCAGTCCGACCACCAGACACACCCCAAGTGCCTAGACCATTAGCCAACAGTATCTTCTTTACTGGTACATCCTCGTCTTTTGGTAGAGTGTACATGAGCTGCTCGACAATTCTGTTGATAGGTGCAAGTTTATGGTATTTCAGTTAGCACTGTAATTTACCATCGATAGTGTcctaagagctagcgcgcaagagcaacttttgtctccgcaaactctatgggctagtaagaaagtgcgcgcacgttgcgacgcaacttcctatagagttgatggAAGAGACAacatagttgcggagacaaaagttgctcttgcgcgctagctctaaacttaactttgtttatataatatggtataatgccgttttatttgtaattattattattattcagacATATATCAGTCAAATCacacaaagaaaaatattttagtatctaagtattaattgaaatttttatgtcttctaataaaagttatttaattgcATAAAACTGTGCAGTGTGTGCATACACAATGATGCATGCACAATGTAATCGAATAGGCTTCTcttctcaaatattttatgtatacaaTTATTGATAAGTATATGTAAGGTATGCGAATTACCTGTCTTCACTAGGCAAGTCCTCTGGAAATAGCCTTGCGAGTGGATCATGGTTCTTGGGCTTCCTTTCACCTCCGCTCATGTACCAAGGTCGTTTAGAAAATTCATCCTCAATATTATTCAACTCATCCTCACTTTCGGTGATCGCATTCTGAAAGGATAATGTCGTCacgctttttaattaaaagggcCTGGTCACGTTGCGTAAAATACACAATGCAGTGGTGACATCAGTCGTACATATTGTTCATATCATTTTCGGTGTGAAATTTTATGACCACGTCGTATGCATGTTTTGAGGTAACATAGGAAGTTTTTAAAAGTGAGACGGTATAGGTACTTAGCATAAACGATTATCATTAGAAACAATGTACTTTTAGGAATTAATACCCCttataaagttaatattattttttacatgtactaactaattaaataaaaccatcATTTTACGTTAATCTCGCGAAACTTAAATCCTAGATCCGAATCTTTGTTACCTATTTAGTACTGTACagggaaaataaaatgtaacccatattaattgtaattttgtaaagAGGTATATCCCGTTCCTTATCAATGtttaattcaaatttgaaGCCATATCTAATCGACAAGTTTTATCGTTTGTATTTAGGTTGCTGTGTCATATGGATTAGTAATTTAGCcgtcataattttaatattgctgGTTTTACTAGCCGGTATGCTGTAAAATGTACCGATAGAGCATGTACTACCTTTTAAATTCACTGAGTATCGTttggattaaaataaatgtgggAAATTGATTAAGAATGAAGAGCGTGTATTATAGTTCCGATGCCGTTAGTGTGAATGACTTGTCATTCCAGAAACACGGCTATTTCTTATCCCACCTTCATTGTTCATCGTTGATCTCCCCTTATTCTCAAGCTGTTATTAACGTGAATTATGGGCATGAGTAATACTGGCATAGTTGAATGTGGGCCTAAGACATTTTAATCAATTAtcaaggaaataaaaaaaggtatttgaataaaacaattaactaTTACTAAGTGGCTCATATACGAATACGTTCTAAATTGGCTGATAAGTATTTTTCACTAAAATTCCAAAtgcaaattcaaattcaaatttctttatttgcaaAATGTAGATTTACAAAGATGTTTTGCACTTCTTCATTCGTCACATTTGCTATACAcaacagttttaaatttgtccATTAGgttataggtacatagtttATGAATATGTTTGATCACATCAAACGAATAAGATGGTAATTTGAATCGTTTATAGAAAGAAAATGTCAAATTAGtaactatgtttttgtttataatctGCTTATATAATGACCGGATCATTAAGACCCTATAGAGCCCGCCCGCCTTGAGTCATTATAGTAGCTTGCAATTATTACACAGTAACTCTATTTCTTCAATTAGGtaactatttaaatttatatgcatATTTGAATGATTTATCCAAGAGGGAAAATAAAGAGCTTAGCAATAAAGTACAAGGTGCAAAAGTAACAAACATGCAAGTGCGGTTCGTCGCGCGGTAGTTGCGGCGGCGGGGTCGGGAGCCGCGCGGGCGTGCTGTAGGGCGGCGGGCGCggcagcagcagcagcgccAGCGCCGTCAGCACGAACGGCACCAGCAGCGCCACGCGCCGCAGCACACGCGCCGCGCGCGCCCACATGCCCGCTCAGCGGTTCTGCTCACGGTGCCCGACATTTGTGCCCATTTTGTGGTTTTGATATCATCTGGAAAAAAAATCGGGACCCGTCAATCGCGTTAATTAgcggttttattatttttcgagcaaattattaaaa encodes:
- the LOC123700798 gene encoding glycoprotein 3-alpha-L-fucosyltransferase A-like, producing the protein MWARAARVLRRVALLVPFVLTALALLLLPRPPPYSTPARLPTPPPQLPRDEPHLHNAITESEDELNNIEDEFSKRPWYMSGGERKPKNHDPLARLFPEDLPSEDRIVEQLMYTLPKDEDVPVKKILLANGLGTWGVSGGRTEFIRNKCPVDRCTLTGDSREAGTADAILFKDHHTPFNIKRPPNQIWILYYLECPYHTASLRPTTVDVFNWTATYRHDSDIVAPYEKWVYHDPIVTEKELERNYAANKTKKVAWFVSNCHARNRRLQYARQLAKHIAVDIYGACGSHHCPRTDPNCLEMLDKEYKFYLAFENSNCRDYITEKFFVNGLQHDVLPIVMGARPSDYAAVAPHNSYVHVEEFANPEELASYLRRLDEDDSLYNSYFKWKGTGEFINTYFFCRVCAMVHANGRRQRNAHYTDVQAWWRDATCTRGEWRSTVRDPRDNR